The DNA segment cttgtaggggaactacctgaagccacgcggcgtcataaggtgagctaaagtgcatgtagctatttcggaaaaactattttcaaaacttaaTTTCAAATATAAGTCTCACAcggtggtataaggaaagattgtgattgaaattgagaaaagtgaatatgaggcggtacctcgattgtgattcttgattatacgaggcGGCACTTCggttttgatttcattatacacgaggcagtacctcgatgTGATTCTTGTTTATTTCACGTTGCAAGTGTTTTTGGTGGGAAATTTATCTGTTGTTTCATTCCTTATTGTTCTATCAGTTGTTGCCCGTACATGATCATTGTAGACCTTTTCTTTTTAGCAAAATCCACTAGGCAAGGTGCCTAGGGCTGGTTTTTATATatatctcaaaaataaaaacaaaccaaAATTTCAGGGGGTCTTACAAGATGAAAGTAGTAAACTTTGACGAATACATTGCCCTTATTACCAATGTTGAGCAAGGTACTCAACAATAATATTACAAAATGCAATCAATTAAAGCAAATAAATGGGATAAAAACCATCCATTCAGCTTTGTGTATGTATGTCACATGGTCATCCACATATTGCATAACATGCTCTACTGCCTTGGTAATTCTTTGATGTGTTATCAGCACATGTTGTGTCTTGTTCCATTTCATAATACAAACACATCCCAGTGTTACCTTCTCTTGATGCCCAATGTCATGGAGACGTtactgtcatgccccgaacctgggggcgagaccggcacccggtgcctcacctatacTTACGtgccaacttgcaactaagggattctgaacatataatgtcatactttggctatgggccacattgcaagacaatttgcgaacaTTGACTAAACATCATTATCAatctgggccgacaaggccgtcataactactatagctagcaaaccaacaaaatatacatacaaggacTACAAGCCCAACACACTGCACTAActaacaagatatgtctacaagcctctactgatggatgtactgtgatcggaacagggcctcgacctatccataacatatatatacatatatacacaagatgtacataaaactcCAGACCCGGCAACTACGAAAgatatggagcttaccgatcaagctgaactcgagcaacacatactgaggaggtctacccgtttatctgtctgaacctgcacacatgaaatgcagcatccccggcaaaagggacgtcagtacgaaataatgtaccgagtatataaggcaacaaaataattgaaagctgaaactgaattggtaatataataactgaaggtaactgggagtcaaagataatctgaagatatacttacctgctgataccgactcaactctctcaatatagtaagtaaaataaatgtccggctttataaggctcggtatatatataactgctctgccatagtaggctcgctcataggagctcggccagactaggctctgtatctcgaccaactgggctcgctcataggcgctcggccacagcaggctcggtatataacttaccatctgctcagaggttgcccaataggggcctgcccatcaattatagctcgatggtaatgaaaatattataatactgtatatataggctctcttctctcttgactggaagaagacaatacacaattaaatatgaagtcccgataaggagaatactgtaatttatgagactaggataatgtatataaattcggaagtatgaacttctctttatgcctctttatcaaacacatataattacgagatcatgccaaaatgaaggaaggtttagccttaacatacctgagctgattctTTTGACAATCCTTTTAACACCCGTTGATTGTGACAACACGTAAtggcagatcgaagtagggaaaaatccatatgatattcttgagaaagattgcaccttactcccttaaaattacaaatcccgttgctattacgtaGTATAACTCCGTATTAATTTCTTGGCTGGAGATCCGTCACTTTGTAGATTAGATTAAGCACCTCTCTTTTGTGAAGTAACTCACGTTACTAACATTTTATTTTGCTGAAGCAATGTATATTGCTATGGAGATCATTACTTGGAGATGGGAGGAGGTGAGCATCtcttattttgtgaatttttttatcaaaatcttACATATCTTTTGTTGAATTTAAGAAGCCTTTTATGGCTTAGTTAAGAGACCCTCTAAAGGTGCCACCTAGCAATTCAATTCAAGAGTCACTAATAGAATAGTGGCTGCCACATTTTGGGCCTTTTAGGCCTTATCCCATAATCATAATTATTTACTAATCTTCTTGATTATCTTATTAATCTCTCACTAACcgataattacccaattatccacataattaagaattgtctcaaattacttaaaattctactcacttttaacacactttatacaccttgctatcatggtcatgtggtaccttgtatagcACTAGTccgtaaatatcgggtattttagctcgggcagTATtctatcccaaaatgtcaaacttcgataaaattcattttcttcgatttgcttaccctctcaccttcacgaatttactcatcacttgtttgaaataacataatacttataatcccaaaataatctcattcccgaacttacgtcgattaacttacgacgaaactttaacgtacaaaaatacgaaatataacatctcattttcgagcttttatcaatttacttatggcgtactttcacgtacgaaaatatggggtgtaataatATCTATATTATCATAAAGAATAACAAATCCACCCGCATTCCCTATCTCTATTATGGTCCAGCAGTTTTGCACATAGATGCACATGTACTGTTTGGAAAGGATTGCGCGTGCTCTCCAGCAGATATGTAATGAAACCACTGTATGGTTCCATTCATAGTGTGTTATACTAATGTATTGTATTTGGTTTAGATTCCATAATACAACCATTGTTCCCATTTGTGAATACCAACAGTGCTTACCTTTCATGCCTTGGTCGATAAAATGGCTAGGCAGTCTTCTCTTGAAATTCCATTCTTGTGTGTCCCATGTGTGTCTCGTCCATTGAAAACTACTGGTGAGCAGCTTAGGGACAAGGATAGTAGGGTGTATGATGTGAAAATCAAACCTTCTGTACTTGAAGGTCTCTATAGCAATGTTATTCCTTAGTGTCAACAGTACTATCCTTGTTTCTATGCTTGTGCCTATCCTCAAGTCTCTTCCAGAAATACCACCAGCTGAAAGTTTCTCAAGGAATAGGGCATAGTTAGAGTAGCTTCTCCTGCATTATTAGTAGAATTAGTAAAATCACACTCATTCCTCATTATTTCAAGTGTCCAGCAATTGTGCATGAGTATGGGCATGCACTGATTGGTGAGGAAATCGTGTGGACTCCAGCAGTGATCTATCGAAGTATTTGTTTGGCTTGTGTTATAACTCCAGTATTGTGAATCCTTTTCTTGTAACTTCATGGTGAAATTACTGATGCTCAGATGAAGGATTGAAGCACTAGGGTATTGGATGTCACAAGCCATTTTTCGATGACCGTAAGTCGACCCTAGTATACTGGAGTTCCTCCTTGCTTCCATGCTTATTCCTACTACTAATACTCCTTCAAGGGAATGATCACTAAGTGCTAATACCACCCATTGAATTTGTATTAAGTAGTAAGGCATAGATACAGTAACATTTCCTGCAAAAGGACAAACAGAGTTAGTGAAAAACAGAATCATCACCCTCTCCTCTGTACAGATTTGAGGATGATGATCATAGTTGCTTCCTCTTCTTATTACACTCCTATCCTCCATTCCTCCTAATCATTCGCAACCTTCACTCTCAAATAGGGACATTGTAATTTATCATCATTCATCAATCTTCGACCTTGTACCTCTAATTGTGTAAAACAGTCAGCCTCAAAATCACCTCTATCCAAAGCATAATTGGCTAAGTAATCAGCCAGTTTATTACCCTCTCTCATAATATGTGATATCATTATGCTGCATCTTCCCATAATGTCGTTGATCTCTTCTACATGTGTTGCAATTATCCATGGTACAACCCAAATTTCTTCCACCACATTCTTCAATATCATGGAATCAGTTTGGAGTATAAAGTGTGTGTAACCATGTTGCACACAGTACTTTAGTGCTTCTAGCATAGCCACATCTTCAACTTTAGTGTTCGTCCCTTCATATCCTTTCCTTGTGCATGCAGAATATCACCATATTCATCTCTCAATACAAAACCAAAAGAGCTCCTTCCCAGATTTCCCCTTGATGCCCCATCAGTATTCACCTTCACCCAACCTCGTTCCGGTAATTCCCATAAGACCTTCGTTACTTTTAACTTTGGCATGTAAGCTCCATTACATGTAGCAAATCTGGCCATTTATGAGGAACATTTTGTAAACTTTGTTTCCTTAGTCTTACCAGATCTTGTAGTATAGATGAGATCTGGTAAATCACCCTACTTACAGCCACTGCCTCCCCATGTTTATAGTTATTCCTTCTTTTTCAAAGTTCCCACACTATAATCGAAGGTAAATCCTGGAGTATAGGCTTTAATCTAGGTACCACCTGAGCTGCCCAACATTTTAGAATTGTCTGCTGCATCGATAATCCTTCCATATTAATGCCTGCATTTGAGAGAAAGTACTTCCACACTGTCTTAGCTGCATATGATCTAAATAGTACATATGACATTATTTCCTCTGATGGATTAATACAACACCAACACTTGGATGGCATAAAATATCCTAGTCTTCTAAAATAGTCATCAAAAGGTAACTTGGCTTTCCAAAGCTTCCACATGAAGAAAGCCATCTTAAAAGGCAAGCCTCTCACCCATATGTTTTTGTAAGCAACACTAGGATCTCTTCTCCTTCTAATATAGTCCCAGGAAGTTTTAACAGTGAAGTTCCCCTAGTATCCAACGTCTAGTATAGTCTATCTAATTCATTATGTAGTACATGAGGTTTGATGTTCTCAATTACATGAAGTGCTAGCTCTTGAGGCAGAATATCCAGTAGCCTACCTTCATCCCACGAGCCATTTACAATCACATCATATATGTTGTGGACAGATTCATCGCAGTAGAAGTATGGAGGAGTAACAAAGTATAATAATCCTAAGCATGTCCAGTTATCAAACCAAAATAGTGAAAAACCCATCCTTGGTTGCAATATTATTTTGTGTTCAATCTCATCTCTATA comes from the Nicotiana tabacum cultivar K326 chromosome 14, ASM71507v2, whole genome shotgun sequence genome and includes:
- the LOC107811236 gene encoding uncharacterized protein LOC107811236, whose protein sequence is MKLLHLNLYFCGFGMPKWSPKVNHLAYADDTIIFSSSDATSLQLIMEVLDAYEVASGQLINKAKSIIYMHHSTSVEVVNKVQRVTEIDKHEFPFTYLGCPIFYARRKMDYYQGLVNKVLDKLQSWKGLLYFVTPPYFYCDESVHNIYDVIVNGSWDEGRLLDILPQELALHGNFTVKTSWDYIRRRRDPSVAYKNIWVRGLPFKMAFFMWKLWKAKLPFDDYFRRLGYFMPSKCWCCINPSEEIMSYVLFRSYAAKTVWKYFLSNAGINMEGLSMQQTILKCWAAQVVPRLKPILQDLPSIIVWEL